The following is a genomic window from Actinomadura sp. WMMB 499.
CGCCGGCGCGGACGACTACGCGGCGGCGAAGCGCGGCGGGGAACTCGCCGCACTCGGCGCGTTCGGCGACGACCGGACCGTCCTGGTGCGGGCCGGACTGATCCTGGGGCCGCACGAGAACGTGGGGCGGCTGCCGTGGTGGCTGACGAGGATCGCGGCGGGCGGCCGCGTCGTGGCGCCCGGCCCCCGCGACCTCGGCCTCCAGTACATCGACGCCCGCGACCTCGCCGCCTGGACGCTGGACGCGATCGAGAAACGGCTGTCCGGCCCCTACAACCTGGTCAGCGCCCTGAACCACACGACGATGGGCGAACTCCTCGACGCCTGCATCCGGGCGACGGGCTCCGACGCACAACTCGTCTGGACCCACCCAGAACGGATCCTCGGCGCGGGCGTCGAACCGTGGACCGAGCTCCCCATCTGGGTGCATCCCGGAGAGTTCCACGACGCCATGCACAACACGAACGTGGACCGCGCCCTGGCCACCGGGCTGCGCTGCCGTCCCGTCGACGACACGGTCGCGGACACGTGGGCCTGGCTCCGGGCGATCGGCGGACGCGC
Proteins encoded in this region:
- a CDS encoding NAD-dependent epimerase/dehydratase family protein; amino-acid sequence: MRLLMLGGTEFVGRALVEDALARGWDVTVFNRGRHEPPPGATALVGDRTADGGLEPLATGEWDAVVDTWSWAPVAVRDAARLLADRAERFVYVSSASVYPLPSAPGNDEDAPVAQGSTDDAGADDYAAAKRGGELAALGAFGDDRTVLVRAGLILGPHENVGRLPWWLTRIAAGGRVVAPGPRDLGLQYIDARDLAAWTLDAIEKRLSGPYNLVSALNHTTMGELLDACIRATGSDAQLVWTHPERILGAGVEPWTELPIWVHPGEFHDAMHNTNVDRALATGLRCRPVDDTVADTWAWLRAIGGRAPQRPDRPSPGLPPGKEASLLNP